Part of the Bacteriovorax sp. BAL6_X genome, GGAATATATTTATGAGAGTCTTAAGCAATTAATTGCTTAATTTGTAAAAGTTCAGGCTTGATCTGACAGTTCCTCCTTCAAAACCCACTGTCAGATTATTATAGTTATTTTGTAAGCAGGCTCTCTAAAACTTAGATGACTTTTTAGGTTCCCCCCTCGCCACCAAGAGTCATGCGAAAGTTATGCATAGACTGCTCTAGTTGCTCCATTTTCTCAACTGGAATCTGAATTCTACCTCCACCATCAACACCATTTAAAGGCTTGAGAATAACCGTATCAATCTCACCCGAGATAGGTAAATCTTTTATCTTAAGAGCTTCTGAGACCTTTGAAGACGGGACATATAGTCTATTATCAAAAGAACGGATATATTTAACGTCTTTTAGCTTCACATCTTCCACGTTGTAAAAAACTTCACTTTCAAGCTCTTTGTAAGAAAGGGCCACGTTAGCTTCTTTGAAAGTTAGAGGACTATTTGCAAAACTGCTAAGACTTAAAAGCATTAATACTGGAAATAGAGGTTTCATTGTAATTCTCCTAAATCTGGCGCAGTGATGGTATCAGCAAGAATTGTAGTAAAATCTGGTATTCCATCCTCTGTTTCGTGTGTGTTGTAAATTTCTCTAAGCTCTGCAATATACTTTTGAGTCACTTCTTTTCTCTTTCTAATCCCCTCTGGTGTTAAAGAACCCCAGAAAACTTTAATATCGTTTTGGCCTTTTTCAATCTCAGACGTTTTAGCAAAATGAGATAAATATGCAACAGCTGATTTCGTTTGCTCTGCATCTAAGTATAGACTTTCGACATGACCAGTAATTTTCCCATTATCTTCTTTCAGGACTTCGGCTGATAGCATTTTCTCTAGTTCTTGTAATGCAAAACCATCTAGTAGCTCTTTGATCTCACTTCTTGTTGTACCTGATTTGTTGTGGGCCAATAAAGCAATGATCATTGCGTTTTTATTTGTTAGGTATTTATCCAGTTCCGGCTCAGTCGAGAGTTTATTTGGCATTAATAGAGACTGATAAGCAGACTTTAGGAGTGCTCCGACCTCGCCCTTAGCTTCTTGAATAACTGAGGCTGGATTTTTAGAACCACTTACTCCACAGGCAACTTTAAGGACTAAATCAGCTTTAATCTTGCTCCGTCTATCTGATTTTTTCAGATAATAGAGAGAGCTTGGCGAGATGCCATTCTTCTCAGCAAATCCATTAATGGTAATGTTGGAGTGTTTCTCAAGGTAGTCATCCAGAAGGCTTAAAATTTCACTTCCTAAGACTTCATAGTTAATCGGCCTACATAGCTTTTCAACTTTTCCTACTACCGTTGCCTCCACATCATGAATAGAAATCATAAAGGCCTCTCAAGGTATGTTTGGCATTGTGTTATCGGCCAGAAAACCTACTGTTAAGCAAAATAAATTTAGGCGTGAAAAAAGTTCACTAATTTGCAAAGTGTATTGCTAAAGGATTTTGTGTTTTTAACTGCTTACAAATGAGATGTTTGCAAATTTGCGAATAAGACCACTTAGGCAATTATTTCTTCGCAAAGTTACAAGATAGTGCTTCGACTTGAATAACGGCCTCAGAAGCTCCCCCATAACCTTGATATGCATTATTACTAGAAATAACTTTCATTCCATTGCCACCAAGCTCAGCAACTTTATTGCGAGCATCATTCATCGCATTTTGACTATCATGAGCAGCATCCCAGCCTAGCTCATTTGATGTGGTGATTATATCTAAAGTTTTACAGTGTTTTTCTTTTTGGTTTTCTGTTACCAAACGAACATTTTTTCCACTTTTAGTAAGTTGTGTAGAACAAGAAGAAAAGAAAAGAATTAAAGTTACGAAAGAAATTATTTTCATAAAATATCCTGTTATTAATTAAGCTAGTATTACTATAAATTATAAAATGGATTCGTAAATTTGCAAAGATTCGGCAAACCAAAGCCCGAGTCTTCGCAAACTTGTAATCTTTCTTCTCTAAATTATAAATTGAACTTGTAATTTTAAAAATTAAATTGGTAAGACATTTTTTATTGAACAAGAGGCCAGATCATCCTGCCGGCAAGCTGAGTAATCTGACCTCTAAAGAGCTATTAAACTCTTGTCCTTGTTATATCTTTTAATGATTTCCAAGACAAGATGTTTGTATCTTTCCATGTAATAAATGAAGGAGAAAAAACTATGGAAAATGTCATGCCTTTGGAAATTATTAGAAATGGATTTATTCCACCAATTACCAATCCAGATTTAAACAAAGAGAAAGAATTAAAAAATGTCTGTGCAGAAATGATAAGAAAAGACATTGAACTATTAGTTCTTCAGCACAAGCTTCAAGATATCTTTCACTCTTGTCAGTTCTATAGTGTCACAGGTGATGATTTTTCCTGTATCGAGCACTCAATAATTATAGCCTCTCAGAACGGTTTCAATTCGGTAGATCAGATAATTACTGAGAACATCAAAGAGGAAGCTACCAATCTTATTTTTGACTTATTTGAGCGAGGGAATACTTCGTTATATGAGATCAATGTCGTTGCGATAAAAATAGCAAAAGTAATTTTCGATATTCTGAAACAAGAACATGTTGAATTTGCCCTAATGGAAACCCAAAGACAGTTCACAAGTATTCA contains:
- a CDS encoding DUF4156 domain-containing protein, with the protein product MKIISFVTLILFFSSCSTQLTKSGKNVRLVTENQKEKHCKTLDIITTSNELGWDAAHDSQNAMNDARNKVAELGGNGMKVISSNNAYQGYGGASEAVIQVEALSCNFAKK